A window of Exiguobacterium sp. FSL W8-0210 contains these coding sequences:
- a CDS encoding acyl-CoA thioesterase → MHTIEIPVRYAETDMMGIVYHSNYLVYLELARTELIQSLGLNYKEMEDAGYVSPVTNVNLDYKRSLTYGDTAVVTVWIDHYDGLRTIYGYTVKHPDGKLAVSAKTTHVVVKKENFRPIRLPKVFPNWHDIYEKMSETDATLLTEA, encoded by the coding sequence ATGCATACGATTGAAATACCTGTTCGGTACGCCGAGACGGACATGATGGGCATCGTCTATCATTCGAACTATCTCGTCTATCTGGAACTGGCACGGACAGAATTAATCCAGTCCTTGGGTCTTAATTACAAGGAGATGGAAGATGCGGGTTATGTCTCCCCGGTTACGAATGTCAATCTCGATTATAAGCGCTCGTTGACGTACGGTGATACGGCGGTCGTCACGGTCTGGATTGATCATTACGATGGCTTACGGACGATTTATGGTTATACCGTCAAGCATCCAGACGGAAAACTTGCGGTATCGGCAAAGACGACACATGTCGTCGTCAAGAAGGAAAACTTCCGACCGATTCGTTTGCCGAAGGTGTTCCCAAACTGGCACGATATCTACGAGAAGATGAGTGAGACGGACGCAACACTCTTAACGGAAGCATGA
- the acnA gene encoding aconitate hydratase AcnA produces MKQTDVSQDVFGARRSFEANGKNYQYYSLEKLEELGLTEVKRLPYSIRVLLESVLRQQDGRSITREHVENLAKWGTAQVSNDVDVPFKPSRVILQDFTGVPTVVDLASLRKAMQDLGGDPSVINPEVPVDLVVDHSVQVDAYGFAGALAENMDLEFERNEERYKLLRWATSAFDNYRAVPPATGIVHQVNLEYLASVVLEKETADGTVDVYPDTLVGTDSHTTMINGLGVLGWGVGGIEAEAGMLGQPSFFPVPEVIGVRITGEMHPGTTATDVALRVTEMLRQENVVGKFVEFFGPSLHLMSLSDRATIANMAPEYGATCGFFPVDTETLTYLRLTGRDEELIEKVENYSKANGLFYTPQNEDPTFTKTVELDLSTIVPALAGPKRPQDRIDLTDVHTSFKKALTAPQGNAGFGLAEEEANKVAVVQFEDEAVEMRTGDVAIAAITSCTNTSNPYVMIGAGLVAKKAIELGLSVPKYVKTSLAPGSKVVTDYLEKSGLQTYLDELGFNTVGYGCTTCIGNSGPLDRAVEDAILGSDLLVSSVLSGNRNFEGRVHPLVKANYLASPPLVVAYALAGTVDVDIMNASLGTGKDGQEVFFADIWPSRDEIQTIINTVVTPESFRAEYDSVFTGNERWNNLDVPTGDQYDFDGESTYIQNPPFFENLAKEAGQVEALNGLRVFGKFADSVTTDHISPAGSFSKTTPAGQYLVNKGVAPKDFNSYGSRRGNHEIMMRGTFANIRIRNQVAPGTEGGFTTYWPTGETMAMYDAAMKYKEDGTGLVILAGKDYGMGSSRDWAAKGTNLLGVKAVIAESFERIHRSNLVMMGVLPLQYVAGTTAETLGLTGEEAISIAIDESVRPRDIVKVTATAADGKVTEFEAIARFDSEVDIDYYRHGGILPMVLRERLQQS; encoded by the coding sequence ATGAAGCAAACAGATGTGTCGCAAGATGTCTTTGGCGCACGCCGTTCGTTTGAAGCAAACGGTAAGAATTATCAGTACTATAGTCTTGAAAAATTGGAAGAACTCGGATTGACGGAAGTCAAACGTCTTCCATACTCGATTCGTGTCCTACTCGAGTCAGTACTTCGTCAACAAGATGGTCGTTCGATCACACGTGAACACGTCGAGAACTTGGCGAAATGGGGAACAGCTCAAGTTTCGAACGATGTCGATGTTCCGTTCAAACCGTCACGCGTCATCCTTCAGGATTTCACAGGTGTTCCAACGGTCGTTGACCTCGCGTCACTTCGTAAAGCCATGCAAGATCTCGGTGGAGACCCATCGGTCATCAACCCAGAAGTACCAGTCGACCTCGTCGTTGACCACTCGGTTCAAGTCGATGCTTACGGTTTTGCTGGAGCACTTGCAGAAAACATGGATCTCGAATTCGAACGTAACGAAGAGCGTTACAAATTACTTCGCTGGGCGACATCGGCATTCGATAACTACCGTGCCGTACCACCCGCAACAGGGATCGTCCACCAAGTTAACCTTGAGTACTTGGCATCTGTCGTCCTCGAAAAGGAAACAGCAGACGGTACAGTTGATGTGTACCCGGATACACTCGTCGGAACGGACTCACATACGACGATGATCAACGGTCTTGGCGTCCTCGGTTGGGGAGTCGGTGGGATCGAAGCGGAAGCGGGCATGCTCGGACAGCCGTCATTCTTCCCAGTACCTGAAGTCATCGGTGTACGCATCACAGGTGAGATGCACCCAGGAACGACAGCAACAGACGTTGCCCTTCGTGTAACGGAAATGCTCCGTCAAGAGAACGTCGTCGGTAAATTCGTCGAGTTCTTCGGTCCATCACTCCACTTGATGTCATTATCTGACCGGGCAACAATCGCGAACATGGCGCCAGAATATGGTGCGACATGTGGATTCTTCCCAGTTGACACAGAAACATTGACGTACCTTCGTCTGACAGGTCGAGATGAAGAATTGATCGAAAAAGTCGAGAACTACTCGAAAGCAAACGGTTTGTTCTACACGCCACAAAACGAAGATCCAACATTCACGAAAACAGTCGAACTTGATCTTTCGACAATCGTTCCTGCCCTTGCTGGACCAAAACGTCCACAAGACCGGATCGATTTGACGGATGTTCATACATCATTCAAAAAAGCGTTGACGGCTCCACAAGGAAACGCTGGATTCGGCTTAGCGGAAGAAGAAGCGAACAAAGTCGCTGTCGTTCAGTTCGAAGACGAAGCAGTTGAAATGCGTACGGGTGACGTTGCGATCGCTGCGATCACGAGCTGTACGAACACATCAAATCCATATGTCATGATCGGTGCGGGACTCGTCGCGAAAAAAGCGATCGAACTCGGTCTTTCGGTTCCAAAATACGTCAAGACATCACTTGCGCCAGGATCGAAGGTCGTTACGGATTACCTCGAGAAATCAGGACTCCAAACGTACCTTGACGAACTCGGATTCAACACGGTCGGTTACGGCTGTACGACATGTATCGGTAACTCTGGTCCACTCGACCGCGCTGTCGAAGACGCGATCCTCGGTTCAGACTTACTCGTTTCGTCTGTCCTCTCAGGTAACCGTAACTTCGAAGGTCGTGTCCACCCGCTCGTTAAAGCGAACTATTTGGCTTCACCACCACTCGTCGTCGCGTATGCACTTGCAGGAACAGTCGACGTCGATATCATGAACGCGTCACTCGGAACAGGCAAAGACGGACAAGAAGTCTTCTTCGCTGACATCTGGCCGTCACGTGATGAGATCCAAACGATCATCAACACGGTCGTCACACCAGAAAGCTTCCGTGCAGAATACGATTCAGTCTTCACAGGAAACGAACGTTGGAACAACCTTGACGTGCCAACAGGGGATCAGTACGACTTCGACGGTGAGTCGACGTACATCCAAAACCCACCGTTCTTCGAGAACTTGGCGAAGGAAGCTGGTCAAGTCGAAGCACTCAACGGACTCCGTGTCTTCGGTAAGTTCGCTGATTCGGTCACGACGGACCACATCTCACCAGCGGGTTCATTCTCGAAAACGACACCAGCCGGTCAATACCTCGTCAATAAAGGGGTTGCACCAAAAGACTTCAACTCATACGGTTCACGTCGTGGTAACCACGAAATCATGATGCGCGGAACGTTCGCGAACATCCGCATCCGTAACCAAGTCGCACCAGGTACAGAAGGTGGCTTCACGACGTACTGGCCAACAGGCGAAACGATGGCGATGTACGATGCTGCAATGAAGTACAAAGAAGATGGCACAGGTCTCGTCATCCTCGCTGGTAAAGATTACGGTATGGGTTCTTCACGTGACTGGGCAGCAAAAGGAACGAACTTGCTCGGCGTCAAAGCCGTCATCGCGGAGAGCTTCGAGCGGATTCACCGTTCAAACCTCGTCATGATGGGTGTTCTTCCACTGCAATACGTGGCAGGTACGACAGCTGAAACACTTGGTTTAACAGGTGAAGAAGCAATCAGCATCGCAATCGATGAGTCTGTTCGTCCACGTGACATCGTTAAAGTCACAGCAACAGCGGCAGACGGAAAAGTCACTGAATTCGAAGCGATCGCTCGTTTCGACTCAGAAGTCGACATCGATTACTATCGTCACGGCGGGATCCTTCCAATGGTCCTTCGTGAGCGTCTCCAACAATCATAA
- a CDS encoding AAA family ATPase, with product MEAFSKEEMFNQIKAWEEGAKVEEVLALRYAQSSRLLGETEALVRILALLVEHRYIMTGRLDALAESWMQEIRQHGRLPARLEQLLTEQQLQSTYQRLVAHTFPTIRETDNANAKRSATKELILQASQIVEETEQIVELTERLRRLDAGRWTELFEAGTALLRSSATLEQTAQTFVDSLQERFYSREAFREMTELKATTIQDLKRVVALLPVESKQVERSALEELDAMIGLEDIKQRVHHMYRFLKYQQKRSEDGYRSSDQPSLHMIFMGNPGTGKTTLARLMAKIYHELGLLERPEVVETDRSSLVGAFVGQTEEQVMSKVREAVGGVLFIDEAYALKRAGQSGNDYGQAAIDTLVAAMTSGEYAGRFAVVLAGYPEEMRDFLKANPGLRSRFPESNHYLLADYTDQELLAIGRSIATANDYVLTEQAERALLGRLERERVDASFGNGRAVRNIVLDAIFKKGSSLGESASHEDFALLEQEDFEMVQEPDATVEERIASLVGLSDLKDELKQIEALLSMQKRRREAGYKVLPVELHAVFSGNSGTGKTTVAQLYADVLRQCGYLKRGHLKVVSRADLVSGYVGQTAQKTRDAIRDALGGVLFIDEAYALNGGANDFGKEAIDTLVDEMTKHQDNLVVVLAGYEQQMNALLASNPGLKSRFKRSFHFPNYSPDELIQIIEGYAARFGYELTEDARQTLTEKIDVVPNGNARAAITIVEQAIAKQSMRLIDKVSLSGSEWSYLEKEDF from the coding sequence ATGGAAGCATTCTCGAAAGAGGAGATGTTCAATCAAATCAAAGCGTGGGAAGAGGGCGCGAAGGTCGAGGAGGTGCTCGCGCTACGTTATGCTCAAAGTAGCCGGTTGCTTGGAGAGACGGAAGCACTCGTCCGCATCTTGGCGTTACTCGTCGAACATCGCTATATCATGACAGGACGACTGGATGCCTTAGCTGAGAGTTGGATGCAAGAAATCCGTCAGCATGGTCGATTGCCAGCCCGTCTTGAGCAGTTGTTGACGGAACAACAATTACAAAGTACGTATCAGCGCCTTGTCGCGCATACGTTTCCGACGATTCGCGAGACGGACAATGCGAACGCCAAACGATCAGCGACGAAGGAACTGATTCTCCAAGCAAGTCAAATCGTCGAGGAGACGGAACAAATCGTCGAACTGACGGAACGACTTCGTCGGTTGGATGCCGGACGCTGGACGGAACTGTTCGAGGCTGGAACGGCATTACTGCGTTCGAGTGCCACGCTTGAACAGACAGCACAGACATTCGTCGATAGCCTACAAGAGCGCTTCTATTCCCGGGAAGCGTTCCGCGAGATGACGGAACTGAAAGCGACGACGATCCAGGATCTCAAACGTGTCGTCGCTTTGCTCCCTGTCGAAAGCAAACAAGTCGAACGTTCAGCACTCGAGGAACTTGACGCGATGATTGGTCTCGAAGACATCAAACAACGGGTCCATCATATGTATCGTTTCTTGAAGTATCAACAAAAACGATCGGAAGATGGCTACCGTTCAAGCGATCAACCATCGCTACACATGATCTTCATGGGTAATCCCGGAACCGGAAAGACGACCCTTGCCCGTCTGATGGCGAAGATCTACCATGAACTCGGACTACTCGAACGACCGGAAGTCGTCGAGACGGATCGTTCGTCGCTTGTTGGTGCCTTCGTCGGACAGACGGAAGAACAGGTCATGAGCAAGGTCCGGGAAGCTGTCGGAGGTGTACTCTTCATCGATGAAGCCTACGCCTTAAAGCGTGCCGGACAAAGTGGGAACGACTATGGGCAGGCAGCGATCGATACGCTCGTCGCTGCGATGACGAGTGGGGAATATGCAGGGCGATTTGCGGTTGTGCTTGCTGGATACCCAGAAGAGATGCGTGATTTCCTGAAGGCGAATCCTGGACTCCGGAGTCGTTTCCCGGAGTCAAATCATTATCTACTCGCTGACTATACGGATCAGGAGCTGCTCGCCATCGGACGTTCGATCGCGACCGCGAACGATTACGTCTTGACGGAACAAGCAGAGCGGGCGTTGCTCGGACGGCTTGAGCGAGAACGAGTTGACGCCAGTTTCGGAAATGGACGCGCCGTCCGTAATATCGTGCTTGATGCGATCTTCAAGAAGGGATCAAGCCTTGGAGAGAGTGCCAGTCACGAAGACTTTGCCTTACTCGAACAAGAAGACTTCGAGATGGTGCAAGAACCGGACGCGACGGTAGAAGAACGGATCGCTTCGCTCGTCGGATTGTCTGATCTAAAGGATGAATTGAAACAGATCGAAGCCTTATTATCAATGCAAAAACGCCGTCGTGAAGCCGGTTATAAGGTATTACCGGTCGAACTGCATGCGGTCTTTAGCGGCAATAGTGGAACCGGTAAGACGACTGTCGCTCAGCTTTATGCCGATGTCTTACGACAATGCGGCTATTTAAAACGCGGACACTTGAAAGTCGTCAGCCGAGCTGACCTCGTCTCCGGATATGTCGGACAGACCGCGCAAAAGACACGCGACGCGATTCGAGACGCGCTGGGTGGTGTCTTATTCATTGATGAAGCCTATGCGTTAAACGGTGGAGCAAATGACTTCGGGAAGGAAGCCATCGATACGCTCGTGGATGAGATGACGAAACATCAAGACAATCTCGTCGTCGTCCTTGCAGGTTACGAGCAACAAATGAACGCCTTGCTCGCGAGTAATCCGGGATTGAAGTCGCGCTTCAAGCGGTCGTTCCACTTCCCAAATTATTCGCCAGACGAGTTGATTCAAATCATTGAAGGATATGCGGCACGATTCGGATATGAGCTGACGGAGGACGCGCGACAGACGCTTACCGAGAAGATTGATGTCGTTCCGAACGGAAACGCACGGGCGGCGATCACGATCGTCGAACAGGCGATCGCGAAACAATCGATGCGATTAATTGACAAAGTTAGCTTATCCGGTTCAGAATGGTCCTATCTTGAAAAAGAGGATTTTTAA
- a CDS encoding LysR family transcriptional regulator: MDLRQYRYFCAVVEEQSVTRAAERLRMAQPALTQQIRRMEEELSVRLIERAGRGIRITPSGNRLYERAVSLLQFEQETRMELSDIEAGRTGILRIGVNTLSASRLVDWIEQMKRRHPGIILQVHQGESSALIERLKERSLDAALVRLPIDAQGVSIEWMEEEPFHQVWHPDHPTADLIIPSQEGLGVFQTLSQRLGVVSQETCSDVLTLIGLVRKGKAVTVLPESTLRELDTAGLHQTYLSGAASTTAFAWLTETGPTTLTKQFIEIMQETVE, encoded by the coding sequence ATGGATTTACGCCAGTATCGCTATTTTTGTGCGGTCGTCGAGGAACAATCCGTCACGCGGGCAGCGGAGCGCTTACGGATGGCACAACCTGCCTTGACGCAACAAATCCGACGAATGGAAGAAGAGTTAAGCGTTCGCCTAATCGAGCGGGCAGGGCGCGGAATCCGGATCACACCAAGCGGCAACCGCTTATATGAACGGGCGGTTTCATTGCTACAGTTTGAGCAGGAGACACGAATGGAATTAAGCGACATCGAAGCCGGACGAACAGGGATTTTGCGGATTGGTGTCAACACGTTATCAGCCAGTCGGCTTGTTGACTGGATCGAACAGATGAAACGACGACATCCTGGTATTATCTTACAAGTTCACCAAGGAGAATCGAGTGCGCTCATCGAACGGTTAAAAGAGCGGTCACTTGATGCAGCGTTGGTCCGTTTGCCGATTGATGCGCAAGGCGTCTCGATTGAATGGATGGAGGAAGAACCGTTTCATCAAGTCTGGCACCCTGATCATCCGACAGCGGATCTCATCATTCCAAGTCAGGAAGGGCTTGGTGTCTTTCAGACATTAAGTCAACGGCTCGGTGTCGTATCGCAAGAGACGTGTTCTGACGTCTTGACACTAATCGGACTCGTTCGGAAAGGGAAGGCTGTGACCGTATTGCCGGAGAGTACGTTGCGGGAACTGGACACGGCAGGACTGCATCAGACATACCTGTCAGGTGCAGCGAGTACGACAGCCTTCGCCTGGTTGACGGAGACGGGACCGACGACACTGACGAAACAATTCATTGAAATCATGCAAGAAACAGTAGAATAA
- a CDS encoding M15 family metallopeptidase, whose product MKKIVTVSTLALLLAGCNPGDQQADDTTKTEQKSDETKQSNDETKKEDTAKDTNKEETNKTDETTKDDTSEEAKQEDNSSDATQENQESSDETKKEEEQKDDTPASENKTEDKKDESTDKPDSSSQDPEQEKPSKPEDETPDVDKSADAKADLSLGNLVVVNKKYSLPIDYKPSDLVVPNVSFSYSGVLEQSYMRAPAAKQMEKMFAAAKKEGVTLNAVSGFRSGERQKVLYNNYVARDGKAAADQYSARPGHSEHQTGLTFDISAPSVGNGLTAALGDTKEGKWIANNAAKYGFIVRYDRGFQSRTGYTYEPWHIRYVGVDVATQIKNNGQTLEEYMKVGH is encoded by the coding sequence ATGAAAAAAATCGTAACCGTCAGTACGTTAGCGCTTCTCCTTGCAGGATGTAATCCTGGGGATCAACAAGCGGATGATACAACGAAAACGGAACAGAAATCAGATGAGACAAAACAATCAAACGACGAAACGAAAAAAGAAGACACAGCAAAAGACACGAACAAAGAAGAAACAAACAAAACAGACGAAACAACAAAAGACGATACGTCAGAAGAAGCAAAACAAGAAGACAATTCGTCTGATGCAACGCAAGAAAATCAAGAATCTTCAGATGAAACGAAAAAAGAAGAAGAACAAAAAGACGATACACCAGCTTCAGAGAACAAAACAGAGGACAAAAAAGATGAATCGACGGATAAACCGGACAGTTCGTCTCAGGATCCAGAACAAGAGAAACCGTCGAAACCAGAAGATGAGACACCGGACGTTGATAAATCAGCAGATGCTAAAGCAGATCTATCACTTGGTAATCTCGTCGTCGTCAATAAGAAATACAGCTTACCGATCGACTACAAACCATCGGATCTCGTCGTACCAAACGTCAGCTTCTCATACTCAGGTGTACTTGAGCAGAGCTACATGCGGGCGCCAGCTGCGAAACAGATGGAAAAGATGTTTGCCGCTGCTAAAAAAGAAGGCGTGACATTAAACGCTGTCAGTGGATTCCGTTCAGGCGAACGTCAAAAAGTATTGTATAATAATTATGTCGCACGTGATGGCAAGGCAGCTGCTGATCAATATTCAGCACGTCCTGGTCATAGTGAGCACCAGACGGGTCTCACTTTCGATATTTCAGCACCAAGCGTTGGTAACGGATTAACGGCTGCTCTTGGTGATACGAAAGAAGGGAAATGGATTGCGAATAACGCAGCGAAATATGGTTTCATCGTTCGCTACGATCGTGGCTTCCAATCACGGACAGGCTATACGTATGAGCCATGGCACATTCGTTATGTCGGTGTCGATGTCGCGACACAAATTAAAAATAACGGACAGACTCTTGAGGAATATATGAAAGTCGGTCACTAA
- a CDS encoding DUF3939 domain-containing protein: protein MNRFKKWFQPKEDQPLPMRDVTLDEVKQATHAFESELPKGTNRTVLLDNEQRIDLKQLEPYLKARSTQVFYMSRETFTIMEAKDRELVYEMDHVQVAVDRYFDRVKKLPLKPYSKTFQVDCAMLFQDGYLREMPHHSYYLVDESMIVSLTPKEA, encoded by the coding sequence GTGAACCGATTCAAGAAGTGGTTTCAACCGAAGGAAGACCAGCCGTTGCCGATGCGTGACGTGACGCTTGATGAAGTCAAACAAGCGACGCATGCCTTTGAATCCGAACTACCGAAAGGGACGAATCGGACAGTGCTTCTAGATAATGAGCAACGCATCGACTTAAAGCAGCTGGAGCCGTATTTGAAAGCACGTTCGACACAAGTGTTTTACATGTCGCGTGAGACATTCACCATCATGGAGGCAAAAGACCGGGAACTCGTCTATGAGATGGATCATGTCCAGGTTGCCGTCGATCGCTATTTTGACCGGGTGAAGAAACTCCCGTTGAAACCATATAGCAAAACGTTTCAAGTCGACTGTGCGATGTTGTTTCAAGATGGCTATTTGCGTGAAATGCCGCATCATAGCTATTACTTGGTCGATGAGTCGATGATCGTCTCGCTGACGCCGAAGGAAGCATAA
- a CDS encoding RtcB family protein, whose product MKTIQGTYGEAKIFTDNVDELTIKQVTAMLEEQFATDSRVRIMPDCHAGKGSVIGTTMHVTDEVVPNLVGVDIGCGMLCTRLAEQEPIDYAKLDATIQRLVPSGMSVRQQAHPLSEQVPFDQVLAPFNETRARLSIGTLGGGNHFIELNQDAAGQRYLVIHSGSRNLGKTIAEHYQAEAETARFQFDADRVIAELKQQGRESEIQATLQQLKEKRSTFNKDLASVSGEAMERYLHDLKIAQRYAALNRQAMTEVIFEAMGWTVADQFDTIHNYIDLDAMILRKGAISAKAGERAIIPMNMRDGSLIVVGKGNPDWNYSAPHGAGRIMSRSKAFKTVELDAFEKTMTDVWSSSVVASTRDESPFVYKPMDEIIRNTKETVDVVEVIKPLYNFKAK is encoded by the coding sequence ATGAAAACGATTCAAGGCACATATGGGGAAGCAAAGATTTTCACGGACAACGTCGACGAACTGACGATTAAGCAAGTAACAGCCATGTTGGAGGAACAATTTGCGACAGATAGTCGCGTTCGGATCATGCCGGATTGTCACGCTGGAAAAGGGTCCGTCATCGGAACGACGATGCATGTGACGGACGAGGTCGTACCGAATCTCGTTGGTGTCGATATCGGTTGCGGGATGTTATGTACACGACTTGCTGAACAAGAACCAATCGATTATGCGAAACTTGACGCGACGATTCAGCGTCTCGTTCCAAGTGGCATGTCGGTACGCCAGCAAGCCCATCCATTGTCAGAACAGGTACCGTTTGATCAAGTACTTGCACCGTTCAACGAGACACGGGCACGGTTGTCGATCGGGACGCTCGGTGGAGGGAATCATTTCATCGAACTGAACCAGGATGCAGCAGGACAGCGCTATCTCGTCATTCATTCTGGTAGTCGCAATCTTGGGAAGACGATTGCCGAACATTATCAAGCAGAAGCGGAAACGGCACGCTTCCAATTTGACGCGGACCGAGTCATCGCCGAATTGAAGCAACAAGGGCGCGAGTCGGAGATTCAAGCCACCTTACAGCAATTGAAGGAAAAACGGTCTACGTTTAACAAAGATTTAGCATCTGTTTCTGGCGAAGCGATGGAGCGTTACCTCCATGATCTTAAGATTGCCCAACGATACGCAGCATTGAACCGTCAAGCGATGACTGAAGTTATTTTTGAAGCGATGGGATGGACGGTAGCGGATCAGTTCGATACGATCCACAACTATATCGATCTTGACGCGATGATTCTACGAAAAGGTGCCATCTCTGCAAAAGCCGGCGAGCGGGCAATCATTCCGATGAACATGCGTGACGGCTCCTTGATCGTCGTTGGAAAAGGAAATCCTGATTGGAACTATTCCGCACCACACGGGGCAGGTCGTATCATGTCACGATCAAAAGCATTCAAAACTGTTGAACTGGATGCGTTCGAAAAGACGATGACTGATGTCTGGTCAAGTTCAGTCGTCGCATCGACGCGTGACGAGTCGCCGTTCGTCTACAAACCGATGGATGAAATCATCCGTAACACGAAAGAAACGGTCGATGTCGTCGAGGTCATTAAACCGCTGTATAACTTTAAGGCGAAGTGA
- the plsY gene encoding glycerol-3-phosphate 1-O-acyltransferase PlsY, which produces MIEIIGILVLGYLLGSIPFALLVGKWGHGMDIRQHGSGNLGTTNTFRVLGKKAGIIVLIGDFGKGAVASLVPILMGADIHPLFAGLAAVIGHIYPIFAKFKGGKAVATSGGMLLVTSPVLFIFLLVSFLTTLRLSRMVSLSSIVAASVGIVVSITIGVLTNDWIVPTFFTVLAMFVIFKHRENIQRIRQGTESKIPLFAKKPSE; this is translated from the coding sequence ATGATTGAAATCATAGGGATTTTAGTTCTTGGCTATCTGCTTGGTTCGATACCGTTCGCACTTCTTGTCGGGAAGTGGGGACACGGGATGGACATTCGCCAACATGGTAGCGGGAATCTCGGAACGACGAATACGTTCCGTGTCTTGGGAAAAAAGGCGGGAATCATCGTATTGATCGGTGATTTCGGAAAAGGAGCCGTCGCAAGTCTCGTTCCCATCTTGATGGGAGCAGATATACATCCGTTGTTTGCTGGACTAGCAGCTGTCATCGGTCACATCTATCCGATCTTCGCGAAGTTCAAAGGTGGAAAAGCAGTTGCAACGTCAGGTGGAATGTTGCTCGTGACGAGCCCTGTTCTGTTCATCTTCCTGCTCGTTTCCTTTTTGACGACACTTCGTCTGAGCCGGATGGTGTCGCTCAGTTCAATCGTGGCAGCAAGTGTCGGAATCGTTGTTTCCATCACGATTGGTGTCTTGACGAACGACTGGATCGTTCCGACGTTCTTTACGGTTCTTGCCATGTTCGTCATCTTCAAGCACCGCGAGAACATCCAACGGATTCGCCAAGGTACAGAGTCTAAGATTCCACTCTTTGCAAAGAAACCGTCTGAATGA
- a CDS encoding DeoR/GlpR family DNA-binding transcription regulator, which yields MSLLGEERKSRIMEWLEEEGKVMTKDLIERLDVSGETVRRYLEELERERQLKRVYGGAIYQGGKRETPISRRTDQLSRRLARYAKGWLSDYSCIFLGRGEPVEHLLPYLTGNATIVTNSLVVASHLEQCRKTGPFKGEIRLLGGTVDAYGQTVGVEVLQALDAYAFDACFLSFDGAEIERGFVSDDIESSLIQKAVISCTKDVYAFLANDEFQGNRKYKVAEFRRAKIVLSPASYPPSWEMKLFNERVNWMVVS from the coding sequence GTGTCGTTGTTAGGAGAAGAGCGGAAATCACGCATCATGGAATGGCTGGAAGAGGAAGGGAAAGTCATGACGAAGGATTTGATCGAACGTCTCGATGTCTCGGGAGAAACGGTACGACGCTACTTAGAGGAGCTCGAACGGGAACGGCAGTTGAAGCGCGTCTATGGCGGTGCCATCTATCAAGGAGGAAAACGAGAAACACCGATCTCGCGTCGGACGGATCAGTTGTCTCGCCGTTTAGCGCGTTATGCGAAAGGATGGCTCAGCGATTATTCCTGTATCTTTCTTGGTCGAGGCGAGCCGGTCGAGCATCTGTTGCCGTATTTAACGGGGAACGCGACGATCGTCACGAACTCACTAGTGGTCGCTAGTCACTTGGAGCAGTGCCGCAAGACGGGACCGTTCAAAGGTGAAATTCGGTTACTTGGTGGGACGGTCGATGCCTATGGGCAGACGGTCGGAGTCGAAGTCTTGCAGGCGCTCGATGCCTACGCTTTTGATGCCTGTTTTCTATCGTTTGACGGTGCCGAAATCGAGCGTGGCTTCGTCAGCGATGATATTGAATCCTCGCTGATTCAAAAAGCCGTCATCAGTTGTACGAAAGACGTTTATGCCTTCTTGGCGAATGATGAATTCCAGGGCAATCGTAAATATAAGGTGGCAGAGTTCCGACGTGCGAAGATCGTCCTCAGTCCAGCCTCCTATCCACCATCGTGGGAGATGAAACTGTTCAACGAACGCGTGAACTGGATGGTCGTCTCATGA